The following proteins are co-located in the Trichormus variabilis 0441 genome:
- a CDS encoding dienelactone hydrolase family protein, giving the protein MQIEKTEVEISTPDGQMPAFLYQPCEHGQKPAVILLMEAFGLTSHIQDVAARIANEGYVVLTPDLYYRELTNNKFGYEEVEQAMAMMYRLDFGKPIEEDIRAAIAYLKLQPYVFPEKIGVTGFCLGGGLSFLSACKFSNEIAAVASFYGMVLDDWIEAITNISVPIYLFYGGVDPFIPLERVQQIETRFQELSKEYTLKVYPDADHGFFCHERSSYNRSAAEDSWNELTQFFHRHLQKSV; this is encoded by the coding sequence GTGCAAATTGAAAAAACAGAGGTGGAAATTTCTACGCCTGATGGACAAATGCCTGCGTTCTTGTATCAGCCTTGTGAACATGGACAAAAGCCAGCCGTAATTCTTTTAATGGAAGCATTTGGCTTAACTTCTCACATTCAGGATGTAGCAGCTCGAATTGCTAACGAAGGCTACGTAGTTCTGACTCCAGATTTGTACTATCGTGAATTGACAAACAACAAGTTTGGATATGAAGAAGTTGAGCAAGCTATGGCGATGATGTACCGCCTTGACTTCGGTAAACCAATTGAGGAGGATATTAGAGCAGCGATCGCTTATCTCAAGTTACAGCCTTATGTATTCCCAGAAAAGATTGGCGTGACTGGGTTTTGCTTGGGTGGTGGTCTGTCTTTTCTCAGCGCTTGCAAATTTTCAAACGAAATTGCGGCGGTAGCTTCCTTCTACGGAATGGTTCTGGATGATTGGATAGAAGCGATAACAAACATCTCAGTACCCATATACTTATTTTACGGTGGTGTCGATCCATTTATTCCACTTGAACGTGTTCAGCAAATTGAGACTCGGTTCCAGGAACTTAGTAAGGAATACACATTGAAGGTTTATCCTGATGCTGATCATGGTTTTTTCTGCCATGAGCGTTCTTCCTATAACCGTTCAGCAGCCGAAGACTCATGGAATGAGCTGACACAGTTCTTCCACAGACATTTACAAAAGTCTGTCTAA
- a CDS encoding AAA family ATPase, whose product MTETTLPPLIQQMLQPGFYPHEVTEPIQLIQTHVSSVLLTGEYAYKLKKPVNFGFLDFSTLEKRQHFCQEELRLNQRGAAELYLEVLPISLVGEQYTLGGTGEAVEYVLKMRQFPQDGLFSELFAQGKLTESHLEELGKVVAQYHAKTETNDYIRSFGEVPQVQAAFDENYQQTEKYIGGPQTQLQFDETKAYTERFFAEKQELFQRRIQNNYIRECHGDLHLRNICLWQDKILLFDCIEFNEPFRFVDVMFDVAYAVMDLDAQQRPDLSNAYLNTYLEQTGDWEGLEVLPIYLNRQSYVRAKVTSFLLDDPSVPATVKEEATKTASTYYKLAWEYTKPKQGKLILMSGLSGSGKSTTAKYLARQLDAIQIRSDAVRKHLGGISLWERGGDDLYTPEMTQKTYARLLNLGTILANQGYTVILDAKYDKQNLRQEAIAQAEKHHLPLQIIHCTAPIEVIQERLIKRTGDIADATVDLLSSQLQQTEPFTDQEKPYVQTWDTTQPPHVIGNR is encoded by the coding sequence ATGACAGAAACGACTCTCCCACCCTTAATTCAGCAGATGTTACAACCAGGATTTTATCCTCATGAAGTAACAGAACCTATTCAACTAATTCAGACTCATGTTTCTTCTGTGTTACTCACAGGAGAGTATGCCTATAAACTAAAAAAACCAGTGAATTTTGGCTTTTTGGATTTCTCCACTTTAGAAAAGCGACAACATTTTTGTCAGGAAGAACTGCGCTTGAATCAACGAGGAGCAGCTGAATTATATTTAGAAGTTTTACCAATCAGTTTGGTAGGTGAGCAATATACTCTAGGGGGAACTGGTGAGGCTGTCGAGTATGTGCTGAAGATGCGCCAGTTTCCCCAGGATGGCTTATTCAGTGAACTTTTTGCCCAAGGTAAACTCACTGAGTCACACCTAGAAGAATTAGGCAAGGTCGTGGCTCAATACCATGCTAAAACTGAGACGAATGATTATATTCGCAGTTTTGGAGAAGTTCCTCAAGTGCAGGCTGCATTTGATGAAAATTATCAGCAAACTGAGAAATATATCGGTGGACCCCAAACACAGTTGCAATTTGACGAAACTAAAGCCTACACCGAGCGTTTTTTCGCAGAAAAACAAGAATTATTCCAGCGCCGAATCCAAAATAACTATATTCGGGAATGTCATGGAGACTTACACCTGAGAAATATCTGTCTATGGCAAGATAAAATTCTTCTGTTTGATTGTATTGAATTTAACGAACCTTTCCGCTTTGTTGATGTCATGTTCGATGTCGCCTATGCGGTGATGGATTTGGATGCACAGCAACGCCCAGACCTGAGTAACGCATATTTGAATACCTATCTAGAGCAGACTGGCGACTGGGAAGGGTTAGAAGTGCTACCCATATACTTAAATCGTCAATCTTATGTGCGAGCTAAAGTAACTTCATTTTTATTGGATGACCCCAGCGTCCCCGCGACGGTGAAGGAAGAAGCGACGAAAACAGCCTCTACATACTACAAACTGGCGTGGGAATATACCAAACCCAAACAAGGAAAACTTATCTTAATGTCCGGGTTATCTGGTTCTGGGAAGAGTACGACTGCAAAATATTTAGCCCGTCAACTAGATGCAATTCAAATTCGCTCAGATGCAGTCCGCAAACACTTGGGGGGAATTTCTCTGTGGGAACGTGGTGGTGATGACTTGTATACACCCGAAATGACCCAGAAAACCTATGCAAGGTTATTAAACTTGGGGACTATACTAGCTAATCAAGGTTACACAGTAATTTTGGATGCTAAATATGATAAACAAAATTTACGCCAAGAGGCGATCGCTCAAGCCGAAAAACATCACCTCCCCCTCCAGATTATTCACTGCACAGCACCCATAGAAGTTATACAAGAACGCCTAATAAAGCGTACAGGCGATATTGCCGATGCTACAGTTGATTTGTTATCTTCCCAACTCCAGCAAACTGAACCCTTTACCGACCAAGAAAAACCTTACGTGCAAACTTGGGACACAACTCAACCACCACACGTAATTGGTAATCGGTAA
- the recG gene encoding ATP-dependent DNA helicase RecG → MSNDQPDWIRLHKALAVEAEHGFTDLLGKQYRFSEFLSLTFGKFPMVLPAIERRRWQELAEKFANYPNLVQKERQHLIAETRRYLYQLQKEQEEPKEAQATSYKSKLPNATPVVAEVSRRLAPKIDQKLSDLPEIGIRKADKLAALRLYTVRDLLFYYPRDHIDYARQVNIRELEAGETVTIVATVKKCNCFTSPKNQKLSILELILKDNTGQIKISRFSAGARFTSRAWQESLKRRYPVGSVLAACGLVKGTKYGLTLDNPELEVLANPGDTIESLTMGRVVPIYSLTEGVMASMVRQAVLAALPAAVHLKDPLPKGLREKYGLMELKDAIANIHFPDESATLQVARRRLVFDEFFYLQLGLLQRQQQAKAIQTSAILAPKGQLIENFYEILPFQLTGAQQRVLNDILNDLQKSTPMNRLVQGDVGSGKTVVAVVAILAAIQSGYQAALMAPTEVLAEQHYRKLVSWFNLLHLPVELLTGSTKTVKRRQIHSQLETGELPLLVGTHALIQDPVNFQRLGLVVIDEQHRFGVKQRALLQQKGEQPHVLTMTATPIPRTLALTIHGDMNVSQIDELPPGRQKIQTTMLSGQQRPQAYDLIRREIAQGRQTYVVLPLVEESEKLDLRSAVEEHQKLQESVFPEFQVGLLHGRMSSAEKDEAITKFRDNETQILVSTTVVEVGVDVPNATVMLIENAERFGLSQLHQLRGRVGRGAAQSYCLLMSSSRSPDAQQRLKVLEQSQDGFFISEMDMRFRGPGEVLGTRQSGVPDFTLASLVEDEEVLLLARQAAEKVIEIDVSLERWPLMKAELKYRYERLMGGAILT, encoded by the coding sequence ATGAGCAATGACCAACCAGATTGGATAAGACTGCATAAAGCCTTAGCCGTAGAAGCAGAACACGGCTTTACAGACTTGCTAGGTAAGCAATACCGCTTTAGTGAATTTCTCAGCTTGACTTTTGGGAAATTCCCGATGGTTTTACCTGCAATTGAACGTCGTCGTTGGCAAGAATTGGCAGAGAAGTTTGCTAACTATCCCAATTTGGTACAGAAAGAAAGACAACACCTTATAGCGGAAACGCGTAGGTATCTTTATCAACTGCAAAAAGAGCAAGAAGAACCTAAGGAAGCGCAAGCAACTAGTTATAAATCAAAACTTCCTAATGCTACCCCGGTTGTAGCGGAGGTGAGTCGGAGGTTAGCTCCGAAAATTGACCAGAAACTCAGTGATTTACCAGAAATAGGCATTCGCAAAGCAGATAAATTAGCGGCTTTGCGTTTGTATACAGTGCGCGACTTGCTTTTTTACTATCCCCGTGACCATATCGACTATGCGCGTCAGGTAAATATCCGCGAGTTGGAAGCGGGTGAGACAGTGACCATAGTAGCCACGGTGAAAAAGTGTAATTGTTTTACTAGCCCCAAGAATCAAAAATTATCGATTTTAGAGTTAATACTTAAAGATAATACAGGTCAAATTAAAATCAGTCGTTTCTCTGCGGGGGCGCGGTTTACCAGTCGCGCTTGGCAGGAAAGTTTAAAACGCCGTTATCCTGTGGGTAGTGTGTTGGCTGCTTGTGGGTTAGTGAAAGGGACTAAATACGGCTTGACCCTGGATAACCCCGAATTGGAAGTTTTAGCGAACCCTGGAGATACTATTGAGTCCTTGACAATGGGGCGGGTAGTGCCGATTTACAGCCTCACCGAGGGAGTAATGGCTAGTATGGTGAGACAGGCGGTACTGGCGGCTTTACCTGCGGCGGTGCATTTGAAAGACCCATTACCTAAAGGTTTGCGGGAAAAGTATGGTTTGATGGAATTGAAGGATGCGATCGCTAACATCCATTTTCCTGATGAAAGTGCTACCCTACAAGTTGCCCGTCGTCGCCTCGTTTTTGATGAATTTTTCTACCTACAACTTGGTTTATTGCAACGTCAGCAGCAAGCCAAAGCGATTCAAACTAGCGCCATCCTGGCTCCCAAAGGTCAGTTAATCGAAAATTTCTACGAAATACTCCCATTCCAACTCACTGGCGCACAGCAACGAGTCCTGAACGACATCCTCAACGACTTGCAAAAATCCACACCGATGAATCGTCTGGTACAGGGTGATGTGGGTTCAGGTAAAACTGTGGTAGCAGTGGTAGCAATTTTAGCCGCCATTCAATCCGGCTACCAAGCTGCCCTCATGGCTCCTACGGAAGTATTAGCAGAACAGCATTACCGAAAGTTAGTTAGCTGGTTTAACCTGTTGCATTTACCCGTGGAATTACTTACAGGTTCAACCAAAACTGTTAAAAGAAGACAAATACATTCCCAACTAGAAACAGGTGAATTACCTTTGTTGGTGGGAACCCACGCCTTGATTCAAGACCCGGTAAACTTCCAACGCTTGGGTTTAGTTGTCATTGATGAACAGCACCGCTTTGGGGTCAAACAACGGGCGCTGTTGCAGCAAAAAGGCGAACAACCCCATGTATTAACTATGACAGCTACACCCATTCCTCGGACATTGGCATTAACCATACACGGGGATATGAACGTCAGTCAAATTGATGAGTTACCACCAGGACGACAAAAGATTCAAACGACCATGTTAAGTGGTCAACAACGTCCTCAAGCTTACGACCTCATCCGCCGGGAAATTGCCCAAGGTAGACAAACTTATGTAGTCTTGCCATTGGTAGAAGAATCAGAGAAACTAGATTTGCGATCGGCTGTAGAAGAACACCAAAAGTTACAAGAGAGCGTTTTTCCAGAGTTTCAAGTCGGTTTGCTGCATGGTCGCATGAGTTCGGCGGAAAAAGACGAAGCGATTACCAAATTCCGCGATAATGAAACGCAGATTCTTGTATCTACAACTGTTGTTGAAGTTGGTGTAGATGTACCAAATGCAACAGTGATGCTCATTGAAAATGCAGAAAGATTTGGTTTGTCGCAACTGCACCAATTACGCGGGCGTGTGGGTCGAGGTGCAGCTCAGTCTTACTGTTTATTGATGAGTAGTTCTAGAAGTCCTGACGCTCAACAACGCCTGAAAGTATTAGAACAGTCTCAAGACGGCTTTTTCATCTCCGAAATGGATATGCGTTTTCGCGGGCCGGGTGAGGTGTTAGGAACAAGGCAATCTGGTGTGCCTGATTTTACCTTAGCAAGTTTAGTAGAAGATGAAGAAGTTTTATTATTAGCCAGACAAGCCGCCGAGAAAGTGATAGAAATAGATGTGAGTTTAGAGCGCTGGCCTTTAATGAAAGCAGAGTTGAAATATCGCTATGAACGCTTGATGGGTGGAGCAATTTTAACCTGA
- the tsf gene encoding translation elongation factor Ts, which produces MAEISAKLVQELRQKTGAGMMDCKKALKETEGDVEQAIDWLRKKGIASAGKKSDRIAAEGLVDTYIQPGGKVGVLIEVNCQTDFVARNDAFKTLVKNLAQQAATADSVESLLAQPYIEDANLTVDEAIKQTIANLGENIQVRRFINFALTDKTGVVDSYIHTGGRVGVLVELNSQSEAGAANEEVQNLARNAAMQVAACPNVEYVSVEQIPAEVVQREKDVESGKEDIANKPENIREKIVQGRIEKRLKELTLVDQPYIRDQSISVEDLVKQVKAKAGEEVEIIRFVRYILGEGIEKQESNFAEEVAAQMGVK; this is translated from the coding sequence ATGGCGGAAATATCTGCAAAACTCGTCCAAGAGCTACGCCAAAAGACTGGTGCTGGCATGATGGACTGCAAAAAAGCGCTGAAAGAAACTGAAGGCGATGTCGAACAAGCCATAGATTGGCTACGTAAAAAAGGTATCGCTTCTGCGGGTAAAAAAAGCGATCGCATTGCGGCAGAAGGTCTAGTAGACACCTACATTCAACCCGGTGGTAAGGTGGGTGTACTGATAGAAGTTAACTGCCAGACAGATTTTGTCGCCCGTAACGATGCTTTTAAAACTCTAGTTAAAAACTTAGCTCAACAAGCAGCAACAGCCGATAGTGTTGAGTCTTTGCTAGCTCAACCCTACATTGAAGATGCTAACCTCACTGTAGATGAAGCCATCAAGCAAACTATTGCTAACTTGGGTGAAAATATCCAGGTACGGCGCTTCATCAACTTTGCACTCACAGATAAGACAGGAGTTGTAGACAGCTACATTCACACCGGCGGTAGAGTTGGTGTGTTAGTTGAATTAAACTCTCAATCTGAGGCTGGTGCTGCTAACGAAGAAGTGCAGAATTTAGCAAGAAACGCAGCTATGCAGGTTGCAGCTTGTCCCAACGTTGAGTATGTCAGCGTCGAGCAAATCCCTGCTGAAGTTGTCCAGAGAGAAAAAGACGTTGAATCTGGTAAAGAAGACATAGCAAATAAACCAGAAAACATTAGAGAAAAAATTGTTCAAGGACGGATTGAAAAACGCCTGAAAGAACTAACTCTAGTTGATCAGCCTTATATTCGCGATCAAAGTATTTCTGTAGAAGACTTGGTGAAACAAGTTAAGGCTAAAGCGGGTGAAGAAGTTGAAATCATCCGTTTTGTCCGCTACATACTGGGTGAAGGCATCGAAAAGCAAGAAAGCAACTTTGCTGAAGAAGTCGCCGCCCAAATGGGTGTGAAGTAA
- the rpsB gene encoding 30S ribosomal protein S2, whose translation MPVVSLAQMMESGVHFGHQTRRWNPKMSPYIYTSRNGVHIIDLVQTAHLMDEAYNYMRSQAEQGKKFLFVGTKRQAAGIIAQEAARCGSHYINQRWLGGMLTNWATIKTRVDRLKDLERREESGALDLLPKKEASMLRRELAKLQKYLGGIKTMRKVPDVVVIVDQRREYNAVQECQKLSIPIVSMLDTNCDPDVVDIPIPANDDAIRSIKLIVGKLADAIYEGRHGQLDVEEEYEDYEGAEDDYEYDETEYTDSVIPDDEEEAE comes from the coding sequence ATGCCAGTAGTTTCATTGGCTCAAATGATGGAGTCTGGGGTTCACTTTGGGCATCAAACCCGACGTTGGAACCCAAAAATGTCTCCTTACATTTACACCTCTCGCAATGGTGTACATATCATCGACTTGGTGCAGACAGCCCACTTGATGGATGAGGCTTATAACTATATGCGATCGCAAGCCGAACAAGGGAAGAAATTTCTCTTCGTCGGTACGAAGCGGCAAGCAGCAGGGATTATCGCTCAGGAAGCTGCTCGTTGTGGTTCCCACTACATTAACCAGCGTTGGTTGGGTGGAATGCTCACCAACTGGGCAACCATCAAAACCAGAGTAGATCGCCTCAAAGACTTAGAACGTCGGGAAGAAAGCGGCGCTTTAGATTTACTGCCGAAAAAAGAAGCATCCATGCTACGGCGGGAACTGGCGAAACTACAAAAATACTTGGGTGGCATTAAAACAATGCGGAAAGTCCCCGATGTAGTGGTAATTGTAGACCAACGCCGGGAGTACAACGCAGTTCAAGAATGCCAAAAACTCAGCATCCCCATTGTGTCCATGTTGGATACAAACTGTGATCCAGACGTAGTAGATATCCCCATACCAGCAAATGACGATGCTATCAGATCAATTAAGCTGATAGTGGGTAAATTGGCGGATGCTATTTATGAAGGCCGTCATGGTCAGCTGGATGTAGAAGAAGAGTACGAAGATTACGAAGGCGCTGAGGACGATTACGAATACGATGAAACCGAGTACACTGACTCGGTGATTCCCGACGACGAAGAGGAAGCAGAATAA
- a CDS encoding AAA family ATPase, which produces MSSSHSKNGNENETAKGITRISVSGYKSLYDECSIEIRPLTILAGANSSGKSSIIQPLLLMKQTLEATYDPGALLLNGANVKFTSAEQLISHLPGKERIQRFVIGIEIEHNQSVKNIFTKFPRQPIDLQEMIVEKNDSKVSLSTDTLPADVVNILPKQYLDFYKSIQDTDLKGKFFFIISRNRCFLEFELYDFINQKKLSSQSFLFNYITPDHTELFGRQIRKIIHIPGLRGNPERNYKTTAVGDAFPGTFDNYVASIIHRWQRPRDKRLQELNNALVSLGLTSKVQAKQLDDTQVELRVARLTRNSDNEKDMVSIADVGFGVSQTLPVLVALLVAEPGQLVYIEQPEIHLHPRAQVAMAEILANAAKRGVKIVVETHSDRLILATQSLVAEGNLSPDLVKLHWFTRQEDGITKINSADLDETGAFGDWPEDFGDVSLQLENRYLSAAEARLIQGTHGG; this is translated from the coding sequence ATGAGTTCGTCTCATTCTAAGAATGGTAATGAAAACGAAACAGCTAAAGGAATAACAAGAATTTCTGTCAGTGGTTATAAGTCACTTTATGATGAATGCAGCATAGAAATACGTCCATTAACAATTCTTGCAGGTGCTAATAGTTCGGGCAAGTCAAGCATTATACAACCTTTATTGTTGATGAAACAAACTCTAGAGGCAACTTATGACCCTGGGGCTTTGTTACTTAATGGAGCTAATGTCAAGTTTACATCAGCAGAACAATTAATCTCTCATCTACCCGGTAAAGAACGTATTCAGAGGTTTGTAATTGGTATAGAGATAGAACATAATCAATCTGTTAAAAATATCTTTACTAAGTTCCCTAGACAACCGATTGACTTACAGGAAATGATAGTTGAGAAAAATGATAGTAAAGTTTCACTGTCAACTGATACATTACCAGCAGATGTAGTTAATATTCTACCTAAGCAATATTTGGATTTTTATAAATCAATTCAAGACACAGACTTAAAAGGAAAATTCTTTTTTATAATTTCCAGAAATCGTTGTTTTTTAGAGTTTGAATTATATGATTTCATAAATCAAAAAAAGCTTAGTTCTCAAAGTTTTTTGTTTAATTATATCACTCCCGATCATACAGAATTATTTGGCAGACAAATAAGAAAAATTATACATATACCGGGATTACGCGGGAATCCAGAACGGAACTATAAAACTACTGCTGTAGGTGATGCCTTTCCGGGTACATTTGATAACTATGTTGCTAGTATTATTCATCGCTGGCAAAGACCTAGAGATAAACGTCTTCAAGAATTGAATAATGCGCTTGTGTCTCTTGGTCTAACTAGTAAAGTACAAGCTAAACAACTTGATGATACACAAGTAGAGCTTAGAGTTGCTCGTCTTACTAGAAATTCTGACAATGAAAAGGATATGGTCAGTATTGCTGATGTTGGCTTTGGTGTGTCTCAGACTTTACCAGTTTTAGTCGCCTTACTTGTAGCAGAACCAGGACAATTAGTTTATATTGAACAACCAGAAATACACTTACATCCCCGCGCTCAAGTTGCTATGGCAGAAATTTTAGCTAACGCAGCAAAACGAGGTGTAAAAATAGTTGTAGAAACACATAGCGACAGATTAATTTTAGCAACTCAATCTTTAGTTGCTGAAGGCAATTTATCCCCAGATTTAGTTAAATTACACTGGTTTACACGTCAAGAAGATGGTATAACAAAAATCAATAGTGCTGACTTAGATGAAACAGGTGCTTTTGGAGATTGGCCAGAAGATTTTGGTGACGTATCTCTACAATTAGAAAACCGTTATTTAAGTGCTGCGGAAGCTCGATTAATTCAAGGTACACATGGCGGATAA
- a CDS encoding glycosyltransferase family 2 protein: MGSTVVGETVFISVVIPTYNRQPILEKCLRALEAQQLSASTVINEYEIVLVDDGSTDGTLDWLTTHKEEFPHVRWFEQDHAGPAAARNLGVEQAQGDIIIFIDSDLVVLENFLQAHADALLQGQEKLGSDRFFTYGAVINTCNFDNPTAEPYKITDFSAAFFATGNVAIPKHWLEQAGLFDTGFQLYGWEDLELGVRLKNLGLQLIKCPAAVGYHWHPPFNLEQVPNLIEKEIQRGRMGVLFYQKHPTWEVRMMIQMTWLHRLLWGILSLNGALNEKTMAPLLQWLIKSGKPQLALEIARIFLNWYNVKGVYQAYSQMQKMS, encoded by the coding sequence ATGGGTAGTACTGTTGTGGGTGAGACTGTGTTTATTAGTGTTGTGATACCGACTTACAATCGCCAGCCGATTTTAGAAAAATGCCTCCGCGCGCTAGAGGCGCAACAACTCAGCGCATCGACTGTAATTAACGAATATGAAATCGTTTTAGTCGATGATGGTTCGACAGATGGCACATTAGACTGGTTAACAACACACAAAGAAGAGTTTCCCCATGTGCGCTGGTTCGAGCAAGATCATGCAGGCCCGGCGGCCGCACGGAACTTGGGCGTAGAACAGGCGCAAGGAGACATCATTATATTTATAGATAGTGATTTAGTAGTCCTGGAAAATTTCCTGCAAGCTCATGCAGATGCGTTATTACAAGGACAAGAGAAATTGGGGAGCGATCGCTTTTTTACATACGGTGCAGTAATTAATACTTGTAATTTCGATAATCCCACGGCTGAACCTTATAAAATCACCGACTTTTCCGCCGCTTTTTTCGCTACAGGTAATGTCGCCATCCCTAAGCATTGGCTAGAACAAGCTGGACTCTTTGATACTGGCTTTCAACTCTACGGTTGGGAAGATTTAGAGTTAGGTGTCAGACTCAAAAACCTGGGACTACAACTCATTAAATGTCCTGCGGCTGTAGGCTATCATTGGCATCCACCATTTAATTTAGAACAAGTACCCAACTTAATCGAGAAAGAAATTCAACGGGGACGTATGGGTGTTTTGTTCTACCAAAAGCATCCCACCTGGGAAGTGCGGATGATGATTCAAATGACATGGTTACATCGTTTACTGTGGGGGATTCTTTCACTTAATGGGGCATTGAATGAAAAAACAATGGCTCCCCTATTGCAGTGGTTAATTAAGTCAGGTAAACCCCAGTTAGCTTTGGAAATCGCGCGAATTTTCCTCAACTGGTACAACGTTAAGGGTGTCTATCAAGCGTATTCCCAGATGCAGAAGATGTCTTAA